From Xenopus tropicalis strain Nigerian chromosome 3, UCB_Xtro_10.0, whole genome shotgun sequence, the proteins below share one genomic window:
- the bnc1 gene encoding zinc finger protein basonuclin-1 isoform X2, protein MNETIRCTLVNCICLGFKPGKINHRQCEQCRHGWVAHALSKLRIPHFYPASQVEIVQSSVVFDISSLMLYGTQAIPIRLKILLDRLFSVIKQEEVLQILHSLDWTLQDYIRGYVLQDASGKVLDHWSIMTVEEELATLQQFLRFGETKSIVELMAIQEKEGYSVLVPSARTNSDIRTFIESSNPRSSPILPSSLEKASPSAIHPFENMINNMAFMLPFQFFSPVPPPLIGSPPERSMPERNHDRTKDCKNDSQISFLDSSFLTSSSATFHLENDSNMSTQDGAPKIEDDSPLSDASSHNNTSNYDISSVSPEGKNKPTERNINGPRKGRVFCTACEKTFYDKGTLKIHYNAVHLKIKHRCTIEGCNMVFSSLRSRNRHSSNPNPRLHMPMNRNNRDKDLRNGLIISVSEDSKRLASKSCNLDSRPGNNYVSTTSDTKLQSGLPNVGQSCVLFPNLKTVQPVLPFYRSPATPAELANTPGMLPSLPVISSSISEKILSGDFLSDMMPKKKSRKSSMPIKIQKESIDKPQGNLEEPSSEEDNPIHEMSDETFENCDKNQDQKISGGIQRDNMSLDSYKLNDSEDLHYQSVMDNSYNSESSDSENEFQPSEKENNHIQDYPLNMNSSEHKIKHSNHFNVAKQLAEPNLFNKEQPKHTDSEGGGGGGEFQNYSMSMGLYSSIPNKTSDIDSGEQHLQIPKDEKRFHCEICKKAFKNPYSVKMHYKNVHPKEMHLCTIEGCHAAFPSRRSRDRHSSNLNLHQKLLTKEAHELQSIPYNIPYLLKDTKDCYQDPPVKNPGQTSVIFKGMNRTGSLVYPMSKIREPCLDSFGTEPVNDNVVLDLSTTSSIKSGSSSHSSWDSDGGSEEGNIPVEDSDESCEGLSFITQEELYQNFNLTDRVHQSFSSIPSGMPITCHICQKTYSNKGTFRAHYKTVHLRQLHKCKVEGCNTMFSSVRSRNRHSQNPNLHRRLSESPNNLP, encoded by the exons ATGAAtgag ACCATAAGGTGCACCTTGGTAAATTGCATCTGCCTTGGTTTTAAACCTGGCAAAATAAACCATCGTCAGTGTGAGCAGTGCAGGCACGGATGGGTTGCACACG caCTTAGCAAATTACGGATCCCACACTTCTATCCTGCCAGCCAAGTAGAAATAGTTCAATCCAGCGTAGTCTTTGATATCAGCAGCCTCATGCTCTATGGGACACAAGCCATTCCAATTCGTCTGAAGATTTTGCTAGATCGTCTCTTCAGTGTCATTAAGCAAGAAGAGGTCTTACAGATTCTGCATTCCCTTGACTGGACCCTCCAGGATTATATCCGTGGTTATGTACTACAG GATGCCTCTGGAAAAGTCCTGGATCACTGGTCTATTATGACCGTTGAAGAAGAACTAGCTACTCTGCAGCAGTTTCTACGTTTTGGTGAAACAAAATCTATTGTGGAACTCATGGCAATCCAGGAAAAAGAAGGTTATTCTGTACTTGTGCCCAGTGCTAGAACCAATTCTGACATTCGAACATTTATCGAAAGCAGCAACCCAAGGAGCAGTCCTATTTTACCTTCCTCATTGGAGAAGGCATCACCTTCGGCCATTCATCCCTTTGAGAACATGATAAATAACATGGCTTTCATGTTGCCATTTCAGTTTTTCAGTCCTGTTCCTCCTCCACTCATAGGATCACCACCAGAAAGATCAATGCCTGAAAGGAACCATGACAGAACAAAAGATTGCAAAAATGATTCCCAAATCTCCTTCTTGGACAGCAGCTTCTTAACATCTAGTTCTGCAACATTTCATTTGGAAAATGACTCCAACATGAGTACTCAAGATGGTGCCCCCAAAATAGAAGATGATAGCCCCTTAAGCGATGCTAGCTCCCACAACAATACAAGCAACTATGATATTTCTTCAGTGTCTCCTGAGGGTAAAAATAAACCCACAGAAAGAAATATTAATGGGCCTAGGAAGGGTCGTGTTTTTTGCACTGCTTGTGAAAAGACCTTTTATGACAAAGGAACACTAAAGATTCATTACAACGCTGTCCATCTAAAGATAAAACACCGGTGTACGATTGAGGGATGTAATATGGTCTTCAGCTCCCTGAGAAGTCGAAACCGTCATAGTTCAAATCCCAACCCAAGGCTGCATATGCCAATGAACAGAAATAACAGAGACAAGGATCTAAGGAATGGACTAATTATATCTGTGTCTGAAGATTCTAAAAGACTTGCATCTAAATCCTGTAACTTAGACAGCAGACCGGGTAATAACTATGTCAGTACTACTTCTGATACTAAATTGCAGTCTGGTCTCCCTAATGTTGGACAGTCATGTGTGCTTTTCCCCAATCTGAAAACTGTCCAACCGGTGCTGCCCTTCTATCGAAGTCCTGCGACACCTGCAGAACTTGCCAATACTCCTGGAATGCTACCCTCTCTTCCTGTTATTTCCTCCTCCATCTCTGAGAAAATCCTTTCCGGTGACTTTCTCTCAGATATGATGCCCAAAAAGAAGTCTCGGAAATCCAGTATGCCCATTAAAATCCAGAAAGAGTCCATTGATAAACCACAAGGAAACTTGGAGGAACCTAGTTCTGAAGAGGACAACCCTATACATGAAATGAGTGATGAGACCTTTGAAAATTGTGATAAAAATCAAGACCAAAAGATTTCTGGGGGGATACAGAGGGACAACATGTCTTTGGATTCGTATAAGTTAAATGACTCTGAGGATCTGCATTATCAGTCTGTCATGGATAATAGCTACAACAGTGAGTCTTCTGATTCTGAGAATGAGTTTCAACCCTCGGAAAAAGAAAACAATCATATTCAAGATTATCCTTTAAATATGAATTCGAGTGAACACAAAATCAAGCACTCAAACCACTTTAATGTTGCAAAGCAGTTGGCTGAACCCAACCTGTTCAATAAAGAGCAACCAAAACATACAGATTCAgaaggtggtggtggtggtggtgaatTCCAAAATTACTCTATGAGCATGGGACTATACAGTTCAATTCCTAACAAGACTTCTGACATTGATTCTGGAGAACAGCACTTGCAAATACCTAAAGATGAAAAACGCTTCCACTGTGAAATATGCAAAAAGGCCTTTAAAAATCCTTATAGTGTAAAAATGCATTACAAAAATGTTCACCCAAAGGAGATGCATTTATGTACGATAGAGGGCTGCCATGCTGCTTTCCCATCTCGGAGGAGCAGAGACAG GCACAGTTCAAATTTAAACCTTCATCAGAAGCTGTTGACTAAAGAAGCACATGAGCTACAAAGCATCCCATACAATATACCCTATCTTCTAAAGGACACTAAGGATTGTTATCAGGACCCTCCAGTGAAAAATCCTGGACAGACGTCTGTGATCTTcaaaggaatgaacagaacaggGAGCCTGGTTTATCCCATGAGTAAGATCAGAGAGCCTTGTTTGGACAGCTTTGGGACAGAGCCTGTGAATGACAATGTTGTGTTGGATTTAAGCACTACTTCCAGCATTAAGTCCGGCAGCAGTTCCCATTCCTCCTGGGACTCCGATGGAGGTAGTGAAGAAGGTAACATACCAGTGGAAGATAGTGATGAAAGCTGTGAAGGATTAAGCTTCATTACACAGGAAGAGCTCTACCAGAATTTTAACTTGACTGATAGAGTTCACCAGAGTTTCTCAAGCATACCATCTGGTATGCCAATAACTTGccatatctgccaaaaaacataTAGCAACAAAGGGACATTTAGAGCTCATTATAAAACTGTCCATTTGCGGCAACTGCATAAATGTAAAGTAGAAGGATGCAACACCATGTTTTCATCTGTGCGCAGTCGAAACCGGCATAGCCAAAACCCAAACTTGCACAGACGCTTATCTGAATCCCCAAACAACTTGCCATAA
- the bnc1 gene encoding zinc finger protein basonuclin-1 isoform X1, which yields MRLPAAATHMKCPHSHQHWLGETIRCTLVNCICLGFKPGKINHRQCEQCRHGWVAHALSKLRIPHFYPASQVEIVQSSVVFDISSLMLYGTQAIPIRLKILLDRLFSVIKQEEVLQILHSLDWTLQDYIRGYVLQDASGKVLDHWSIMTVEEELATLQQFLRFGETKSIVELMAIQEKEGYSVLVPSARTNSDIRTFIESSNPRSSPILPSSLEKASPSAIHPFENMINNMAFMLPFQFFSPVPPPLIGSPPERSMPERNHDRTKDCKNDSQISFLDSSFLTSSSATFHLENDSNMSTQDGAPKIEDDSPLSDASSHNNTSNYDISSVSPEGKNKPTERNINGPRKGRVFCTACEKTFYDKGTLKIHYNAVHLKIKHRCTIEGCNMVFSSLRSRNRHSSNPNPRLHMPMNRNNRDKDLRNGLIISVSEDSKRLASKSCNLDSRPGNNYVSTTSDTKLQSGLPNVGQSCVLFPNLKTVQPVLPFYRSPATPAELANTPGMLPSLPVISSSISEKILSGDFLSDMMPKKKSRKSSMPIKIQKESIDKPQGNLEEPSSEEDNPIHEMSDETFENCDKNQDQKISGGIQRDNMSLDSYKLNDSEDLHYQSVMDNSYNSESSDSENEFQPSEKENNHIQDYPLNMNSSEHKIKHSNHFNVAKQLAEPNLFNKEQPKHTDSEGGGGGGEFQNYSMSMGLYSSIPNKTSDIDSGEQHLQIPKDEKRFHCEICKKAFKNPYSVKMHYKNVHPKEMHLCTIEGCHAAFPSRRSRDRHSSNLNLHQKLLTKEAHELQSIPYNIPYLLKDTKDCYQDPPVKNPGQTSVIFKGMNRTGSLVYPMSKIREPCLDSFGTEPVNDNVVLDLSTTSSIKSGSSSHSSWDSDGGSEEGNIPVEDSDESCEGLSFITQEELYQNFNLTDRVHQSFSSIPSGMPITCHICQKTYSNKGTFRAHYKTVHLRQLHKCKVEGCNTMFSSVRSRNRHSQNPNLHRRLSESPNNLP from the exons ACCATAAGGTGCACCTTGGTAAATTGCATCTGCCTTGGTTTTAAACCTGGCAAAATAAACCATCGTCAGTGTGAGCAGTGCAGGCACGGATGGGTTGCACACG caCTTAGCAAATTACGGATCCCACACTTCTATCCTGCCAGCCAAGTAGAAATAGTTCAATCCAGCGTAGTCTTTGATATCAGCAGCCTCATGCTCTATGGGACACAAGCCATTCCAATTCGTCTGAAGATTTTGCTAGATCGTCTCTTCAGTGTCATTAAGCAAGAAGAGGTCTTACAGATTCTGCATTCCCTTGACTGGACCCTCCAGGATTATATCCGTGGTTATGTACTACAG GATGCCTCTGGAAAAGTCCTGGATCACTGGTCTATTATGACCGTTGAAGAAGAACTAGCTACTCTGCAGCAGTTTCTACGTTTTGGTGAAACAAAATCTATTGTGGAACTCATGGCAATCCAGGAAAAAGAAGGTTATTCTGTACTTGTGCCCAGTGCTAGAACCAATTCTGACATTCGAACATTTATCGAAAGCAGCAACCCAAGGAGCAGTCCTATTTTACCTTCCTCATTGGAGAAGGCATCACCTTCGGCCATTCATCCCTTTGAGAACATGATAAATAACATGGCTTTCATGTTGCCATTTCAGTTTTTCAGTCCTGTTCCTCCTCCACTCATAGGATCACCACCAGAAAGATCAATGCCTGAAAGGAACCATGACAGAACAAAAGATTGCAAAAATGATTCCCAAATCTCCTTCTTGGACAGCAGCTTCTTAACATCTAGTTCTGCAACATTTCATTTGGAAAATGACTCCAACATGAGTACTCAAGATGGTGCCCCCAAAATAGAAGATGATAGCCCCTTAAGCGATGCTAGCTCCCACAACAATACAAGCAACTATGATATTTCTTCAGTGTCTCCTGAGGGTAAAAATAAACCCACAGAAAGAAATATTAATGGGCCTAGGAAGGGTCGTGTTTTTTGCACTGCTTGTGAAAAGACCTTTTATGACAAAGGAACACTAAAGATTCATTACAACGCTGTCCATCTAAAGATAAAACACCGGTGTACGATTGAGGGATGTAATATGGTCTTCAGCTCCCTGAGAAGTCGAAACCGTCATAGTTCAAATCCCAACCCAAGGCTGCATATGCCAATGAACAGAAATAACAGAGACAAGGATCTAAGGAATGGACTAATTATATCTGTGTCTGAAGATTCTAAAAGACTTGCATCTAAATCCTGTAACTTAGACAGCAGACCGGGTAATAACTATGTCAGTACTACTTCTGATACTAAATTGCAGTCTGGTCTCCCTAATGTTGGACAGTCATGTGTGCTTTTCCCCAATCTGAAAACTGTCCAACCGGTGCTGCCCTTCTATCGAAGTCCTGCGACACCTGCAGAACTTGCCAATACTCCTGGAATGCTACCCTCTCTTCCTGTTATTTCCTCCTCCATCTCTGAGAAAATCCTTTCCGGTGACTTTCTCTCAGATATGATGCCCAAAAAGAAGTCTCGGAAATCCAGTATGCCCATTAAAATCCAGAAAGAGTCCATTGATAAACCACAAGGAAACTTGGAGGAACCTAGTTCTGAAGAGGACAACCCTATACATGAAATGAGTGATGAGACCTTTGAAAATTGTGATAAAAATCAAGACCAAAAGATTTCTGGGGGGATACAGAGGGACAACATGTCTTTGGATTCGTATAAGTTAAATGACTCTGAGGATCTGCATTATCAGTCTGTCATGGATAATAGCTACAACAGTGAGTCTTCTGATTCTGAGAATGAGTTTCAACCCTCGGAAAAAGAAAACAATCATATTCAAGATTATCCTTTAAATATGAATTCGAGTGAACACAAAATCAAGCACTCAAACCACTTTAATGTTGCAAAGCAGTTGGCTGAACCCAACCTGTTCAATAAAGAGCAACCAAAACATACAGATTCAgaaggtggtggtggtggtggtgaatTCCAAAATTACTCTATGAGCATGGGACTATACAGTTCAATTCCTAACAAGACTTCTGACATTGATTCTGGAGAACAGCACTTGCAAATACCTAAAGATGAAAAACGCTTCCACTGTGAAATATGCAAAAAGGCCTTTAAAAATCCTTATAGTGTAAAAATGCATTACAAAAATGTTCACCCAAAGGAGATGCATTTATGTACGATAGAGGGCTGCCATGCTGCTTTCCCATCTCGGAGGAGCAGAGACAG GCACAGTTCAAATTTAAACCTTCATCAGAAGCTGTTGACTAAAGAAGCACATGAGCTACAAAGCATCCCATACAATATACCCTATCTTCTAAAGGACACTAAGGATTGTTATCAGGACCCTCCAGTGAAAAATCCTGGACAGACGTCTGTGATCTTcaaaggaatgaacagaacaggGAGCCTGGTTTATCCCATGAGTAAGATCAGAGAGCCTTGTTTGGACAGCTTTGGGACAGAGCCTGTGAATGACAATGTTGTGTTGGATTTAAGCACTACTTCCAGCATTAAGTCCGGCAGCAGTTCCCATTCCTCCTGGGACTCCGATGGAGGTAGTGAAGAAGGTAACATACCAGTGGAAGATAGTGATGAAAGCTGTGAAGGATTAAGCTTCATTACACAGGAAGAGCTCTACCAGAATTTTAACTTGACTGATAGAGTTCACCAGAGTTTCTCAAGCATACCATCTGGTATGCCAATAACTTGccatatctgccaaaaaacataTAGCAACAAAGGGACATTTAGAGCTCATTATAAAACTGTCCATTTGCGGCAACTGCATAAATGTAAAGTAGAAGGATGCAACACCATGTTTTCATCTGTGCGCAGTCGAAACCGGCATAGCCAAAACCCAAACTTGCACAGACGCTTATCTGAATCCCCAAACAACTTGCCATAA
- the bnc1 gene encoding zinc finger protein basonuclin-1 isoform X3, producing MRLPAAATHMKCPHSHQHWLGETIRCTLVNCICLGFKPGKINHRQCEQCRHGWVAHALSKLRIPHFYPASQVEIVQSSVVFDISSLMLYGTQAIPIRLKILLDRLFSVIKQEEVLQILHSLDWTLQDYIRGYVLQDASGKVLDHWSIMTVEEELATLQQFLRFGETKSIVELMAIQEKEGYSVLVPSARTNSDIRTFIESSNPRSSPILPSSLEKASPSAIHPFENMINNMAFMLPFQFFSPVPPPLIGSPPERSMPERNHDRTKDCKNDSQISFLDSSFLTSSSATFHLENDSNMSTQDGAPKIEDDSPLSDASSHNNTSNYDISSVSPEGKNKPTERNINGPRKGRVFCTACEKTFYDKGTLKIHYNAVHLKIKHRCTIEGCNMVFSSLRSRNRHSSNPNPRLHMPMNRNNRDKDLRNGLIISVSEDSKRLASKSCNLDSRPGNNYVSTTSDTKLQSGLPNVGQSCVLFPNLKTVQPVLPFYRSPATPAELANTPGMLPSLPVISSSISEKILSGDFLSDMMPKKKSRKSSMPIKIQKESIDKPQGNLEEPSSEEDNPIHEMSDETFENCDKNQDQKISGGIQRDNMSLDSYKLNDSEDLHYQSVMDNSYNSESSDSENEFQPSEKENNHIQDYPLNMNSSEHKIKHSNHFNVAKQLAEPNLFNKEQPKHTDSEGGGGGGEFQNYSMSMGLYSSIPNKTSDIDSGEQHLQIPKDEKRFHCEICKKAFKNPYSVKMHYKNVHPKEMHLCTIEGCHAAFPSRRSRDRHSSNLNLHQKLLTKEAHELQSIPYNIPYLLKDTKDCYQDPPVKNPGQTSVIFKGMNRTGSLVYPMSKIREPCLDSFGTEPVNDNVVLDLSTTSSIKSGSSSHSSWDSDGGSEEGKSMILKERNSDAFQSRGCARNYLY from the exons ACCATAAGGTGCACCTTGGTAAATTGCATCTGCCTTGGTTTTAAACCTGGCAAAATAAACCATCGTCAGTGTGAGCAGTGCAGGCACGGATGGGTTGCACACG caCTTAGCAAATTACGGATCCCACACTTCTATCCTGCCAGCCAAGTAGAAATAGTTCAATCCAGCGTAGTCTTTGATATCAGCAGCCTCATGCTCTATGGGACACAAGCCATTCCAATTCGTCTGAAGATTTTGCTAGATCGTCTCTTCAGTGTCATTAAGCAAGAAGAGGTCTTACAGATTCTGCATTCCCTTGACTGGACCCTCCAGGATTATATCCGTGGTTATGTACTACAG GATGCCTCTGGAAAAGTCCTGGATCACTGGTCTATTATGACCGTTGAAGAAGAACTAGCTACTCTGCAGCAGTTTCTACGTTTTGGTGAAACAAAATCTATTGTGGAACTCATGGCAATCCAGGAAAAAGAAGGTTATTCTGTACTTGTGCCCAGTGCTAGAACCAATTCTGACATTCGAACATTTATCGAAAGCAGCAACCCAAGGAGCAGTCCTATTTTACCTTCCTCATTGGAGAAGGCATCACCTTCGGCCATTCATCCCTTTGAGAACATGATAAATAACATGGCTTTCATGTTGCCATTTCAGTTTTTCAGTCCTGTTCCTCCTCCACTCATAGGATCACCACCAGAAAGATCAATGCCTGAAAGGAACCATGACAGAACAAAAGATTGCAAAAATGATTCCCAAATCTCCTTCTTGGACAGCAGCTTCTTAACATCTAGTTCTGCAACATTTCATTTGGAAAATGACTCCAACATGAGTACTCAAGATGGTGCCCCCAAAATAGAAGATGATAGCCCCTTAAGCGATGCTAGCTCCCACAACAATACAAGCAACTATGATATTTCTTCAGTGTCTCCTGAGGGTAAAAATAAACCCACAGAAAGAAATATTAATGGGCCTAGGAAGGGTCGTGTTTTTTGCACTGCTTGTGAAAAGACCTTTTATGACAAAGGAACACTAAAGATTCATTACAACGCTGTCCATCTAAAGATAAAACACCGGTGTACGATTGAGGGATGTAATATGGTCTTCAGCTCCCTGAGAAGTCGAAACCGTCATAGTTCAAATCCCAACCCAAGGCTGCATATGCCAATGAACAGAAATAACAGAGACAAGGATCTAAGGAATGGACTAATTATATCTGTGTCTGAAGATTCTAAAAGACTTGCATCTAAATCCTGTAACTTAGACAGCAGACCGGGTAATAACTATGTCAGTACTACTTCTGATACTAAATTGCAGTCTGGTCTCCCTAATGTTGGACAGTCATGTGTGCTTTTCCCCAATCTGAAAACTGTCCAACCGGTGCTGCCCTTCTATCGAAGTCCTGCGACACCTGCAGAACTTGCCAATACTCCTGGAATGCTACCCTCTCTTCCTGTTATTTCCTCCTCCATCTCTGAGAAAATCCTTTCCGGTGACTTTCTCTCAGATATGATGCCCAAAAAGAAGTCTCGGAAATCCAGTATGCCCATTAAAATCCAGAAAGAGTCCATTGATAAACCACAAGGAAACTTGGAGGAACCTAGTTCTGAAGAGGACAACCCTATACATGAAATGAGTGATGAGACCTTTGAAAATTGTGATAAAAATCAAGACCAAAAGATTTCTGGGGGGATACAGAGGGACAACATGTCTTTGGATTCGTATAAGTTAAATGACTCTGAGGATCTGCATTATCAGTCTGTCATGGATAATAGCTACAACAGTGAGTCTTCTGATTCTGAGAATGAGTTTCAACCCTCGGAAAAAGAAAACAATCATATTCAAGATTATCCTTTAAATATGAATTCGAGTGAACACAAAATCAAGCACTCAAACCACTTTAATGTTGCAAAGCAGTTGGCTGAACCCAACCTGTTCAATAAAGAGCAACCAAAACATACAGATTCAgaaggtggtggtggtggtggtgaatTCCAAAATTACTCTATGAGCATGGGACTATACAGTTCAATTCCTAACAAGACTTCTGACATTGATTCTGGAGAACAGCACTTGCAAATACCTAAAGATGAAAAACGCTTCCACTGTGAAATATGCAAAAAGGCCTTTAAAAATCCTTATAGTGTAAAAATGCATTACAAAAATGTTCACCCAAAGGAGATGCATTTATGTACGATAGAGGGCTGCCATGCTGCTTTCCCATCTCGGAGGAGCAGAGACAG GCACAGTTCAAATTTAAACCTTCATCAGAAGCTGTTGACTAAAGAAGCACATGAGCTACAAAGCATCCCATACAATATACCCTATCTTCTAAAGGACACTAAGGATTGTTATCAGGACCCTCCAGTGAAAAATCCTGGACAGACGTCTGTGATCTTcaaaggaatgaacagaacaggGAGCCTGGTTTATCCCATGAGTAAGATCAGAGAGCCTTGTTTGGACAGCTTTGGGACAGAGCCTGTGAATGACAATGTTGTGTTGGATTTAAGCACTACTTCCAGCATTAAGTCCGGCAGCAGTTCCCATTCCTCCTGGGACTCCGATGGAGGTAGTGAAGAAG GGAAAAGCATGATCTTGAAAGAGCGAAATAGTGATGCATTTCAAAGTAGAGGCTGTGCAAGGAACTACCTTTACTGA